AACATCGGCAGCTGTATTATCTTCAATTTTTTTGATTTTGATTTTCCCTTTGTCATTGGCTTTCAAAATACTGTCAATCAAAGTCGTCGTATTGGTAGAAAACGGGATTTGGGTAATCACCAAAGTATTTTTATCCAGTTGGCCAATTTTTGCACGCACACGCACACGACCGCCTCGCATTCCATCATTGTAATTCGACACATCGGCAATACCTTGCGTCATAAAATCCGGATACAACGTAAACGGTTTTCCTTTTAATATTTTTATGGAGGAATCAATTAATTCATTGAAATTATGTGGCAATACTTTTGTCGAAAGTCCCACTGCAATACCTTCGGCTCCTTGTGCCAAAAGCAACGGAAATTTCACAGGAAGATTGTTCGGTTCTGCACGACGACCATCATAAGAAACACCCCAATCGGTTATTTTTGGAGAATATAAAACTTCTAAAGCAAATTTTGACAAACGCGCTTCAATATAACGAGAAGCCGCAGCGCCATCTCCTGTTAGAATATTCCCCCAGTTTCCCTGGCAATCTATAAGTAATTCTTTCTGACCAATTTGTACCATTGCATCACCGATACTCTGATCTCCGTGCGGATGATACTGCATGGTGTGACCAACAACATTAGCCACTTTATTGTAGCGACCATCATCAAGCTCTTTTAGAGAGTGCATGATTCTGCGCTGCACCGGTTTGAAACCGTCCTCAATAGCGGGGACAGCGCGCTCCAAAATTACATACGAAGCATAATCCAGAAACCAGTCCTTGTACATTCCCGTAACTTTGGTAATGGTATCGTTTCCGTCTTCTTGATTTTCGTAAAAATGCTGTCCTTCAAAAGATTTTCCTTCAAACTGATTTTCATCAATTGAATTATCCTCGTCTTGCCCTTCTGGAATTGTATTTTCGTCTTCTTCGTCTTTCATTTATGCTAATTCGAAATTAAAATTCGATTTTATTTTCAATTTAAAAAAGCAAATAATCCTGATGCTTTTTCTAATTTTATAAAACTGTAGATTACTCTACTAATATCTTTTTCATGCAATCAGATTATTAACTTACCTCTATTACATCTAAATCTACTTTTAGATTTTTAATAATAAACTCTTGTCGGTCCGGTGTGTTTTTCCCCATATAAAAGGACAGCAATTGCTCGATTGAGGTATTTTTGTCCATCATAATCGGATCTAAACGAATGGTTTCTCCAATGAAATTTTTAAACTCATCCGGAGAAATTTCTCCCAAACCTTTAAATCGAGTGATTTCTGGTTTCGGTTTTAATTTTTCAATGGCATCTTTACGCTCGTCATCAGAATAGCAGTAAATCGTTTCTTTTTTATTTCGAACCCTGAAAAGTGGCGTTTGCAAAATATACAAATGCCCCTCTTTGATTAATTCAGGAAAAAATTGCAGGAAAAAAGTAATCAATAACAGGCGAATGTGCATTCCGTCGACATCGGCATCGGTTGCAATCACGATGTTGTTGTACCGCAATTTTTCCAATCCGTCTTCAATATCTAATGCCGCTTGCAACAAATTGAATTCTTCATTTTCGTATACAATTTTCTTGCTCATTCCATACGAATTCAACGGCTTACCACGCAAACTAAAAACGGCTTGTGTATTTACATCACGTGATTTGGTAATCGACCCGGAAGCCGAATCTCCCTCAGTAATAAAAAGGGTGCTCTCTAAACTTTTAGGATTTTTAGTATCCGGAAGATGCGCCCGACAATCTCTTAATTTCTTATTATGCAGATTCGCTTTTTTGGCACGATCTGTTGCTAGTTTTCGAATACCTGATAATTCTTTACGCTCTCTTTCGGCTTGAAGAATTTTTCGCAACAATGCTTCGGCAGTTGGAGGATTCTTATGTAAATAATTGTCTAATTTCGTTTTCACAAAATCATTTACAAAAGTACGAACCGAAGGCATTCCGGGTTCTGAACCCATATCTGTCGAACCCAATTTGGTTTTGGTTTGTGACTCAAAAACCGGCTCCATCACTTTGATACTAATCGCCGTAACAATCGATTTTCGAACATCAGAAGCTTCAAAACTTTTATTGTAAAATTCACGAATGGTTTTTACAATTGCTTCACGATAAGCAGCTAAATGTGTTCCGCCTTGCGTTGTATTTTGTCCATTCACAAACGAATGGTATTCTTCGCTGTATTGAGTTTTACTGTGCGTTAAGGCAATTTCTATATCATCACCTTTCAAGTGAATGATTGGATATTCCAGATCATCCGCATTAATAGTTTCTTCTAATAAATCTTTCAGACCATTCTCTGAAAAATATTTTTCACCATTAAAGATTATAGTCAAACCATTGTTTAAGTAACAATAGTTTTTGAGCATTTTGATGATGTACTCAAATCTGAATTTATAATTTTTGAAAATCGCTTCATCCGGAATAAAAGTAACTTTGGTTCCTTTTCGCTTGGTCGTTTCAATGATATCTTCTTCGAGAACTAAATTTCCTCCACAAAATTCTGCTGCTTTTTGTTTATCGTCACGTACGGATTCTACACGAAAATAATTAGATAAAGCATTAACGGCTTTTGTTCCAACCCCGTTTAAACCAACGGATTTCTTAAAGGCTAGTGAATCATATTTTCCACCGGTATTCATTTTAGAAACAACATCGATTACTTTTCCAAGCGGAATTCCACGACCATAATCCCGAACGGTAACCGTTTTATCCTTGATGGTTACTTCAATAGTTTTGCCCGCACCCATAACGAATTCATCGATACAGTTATCGAGCACTTCTTTTAATAAAATATAAATACCATCATCGGATGATGAACCGTCGCCCAATTTCCCAATGTACATTCCAGGACGCATACGGATGTGTTCTTTCCAGTCGAGAGAGCGAATATTGTCTTCGGTGTATTGATTTTGATCGGACATGAGAAATTTTATCGATTTTGTGCTAATGTAAGCTATATCGATAGATTTTAAAAGAGGAAAACACCAAAGTTATTAAGAATGATATTGACAAAAAAAAGTAAAAATTTGAAGTTTCAAAAATTAAAAACCCTTAACGATGTCTTTCAGTTGCTTATCTAATGCTGGGTTCGAAATTGTATTATTTACAACATCAAAATTTTCATTGAAACTAGGTAAGGAAAACGTTGCTTTAATATTTCCTCCATAACGAGGCAAAGCATTTTTTGCTATTTCCAATACACTTAATCCGCCTCTGGCTCCCGGCGAAGTTGCCATGAGAAGCATAGGCTTATCTTGAAATACTTTGGCACCAATTCTGGAACACCAGTCGAAAATATTTTTGAAAGCCGCAGCATAATTTGCGTTATTTTCGGCTAATGAAATTACTAAAATATCCGCTTCACTAATTTTAGAAAGAAATGCTTTTGCGAGCGGGTGTTGACCAATCTCAGCCTCGATGTCGACACTAAAAATTGGCATCTGAAAATCATTCAAATCCAAAACTTCCACTGTGGCATTTTCGAACAAATGTGCGGCATAAGTGGCTAATTTCTTGTTGATTGAATTTTTACTGGGGCTTGCGCCAAAGGCTATAATTTTCATAAGAATTAGTTTTTTTACTAAAATTAATCGAAATATAAATAGTAAACCAACACTTACGGATTAAATTATGAAAAAATTAGAACTTTAAAAAAAAGAGATACTTATTCTTTGTAGTATTTACACAATTTTCTATTCAAATCTCTAGGGATAAACGGTTTTGTAATATACTCATTGACGCCTATTTGTATTGCTTTTTCCAAACTCAAGTAAGAAGTTGAAGCCGTTAAAGCTATTATAGGAATCGAAGAATTTGTTCTTCTTATAATTGCTGTCGCTTCATAGCCATCCATTACAGGCATGGACAAATCCATCAAAATGAGATTATACATATTTTCTTTAAACTTTTCTATAGCCTCAAGCCCATTTACAGCAATATCAACATCAATATTCCAGCGCTTTAATATTCTATCGGCAACTTTAATATTGATTAAATTATCTTCAACCAAGAGTACTTTAAATCCACTCAGGTCTTTTTCTTGATAATCATCCGAATTACCAATTGCATTTAACTGGCTATTTTTTTCTGCTATCGGTAAGTCGAGAACAAAACTAAAATTAGAACCTGAACCTATTTCACTTTTTAATTCAATCTCAGAAAGCAAAATTTTAAGTAATTTTTTTACAATTATCAAACCTAATCCTGAACCACCATATTCTCTTGACGTCTTATTATCAGCCTGGGTAAACTTTTCAAAAATAGAATTAAACTTTTCTAAATCGATTCCAATTCCATTATCAATGATTTGAACTTTAAAAACAGAATTATTATTCTTAACTCCAATTTGATCTATTTTAATCTGAATCAATCCATTTTTAGTGAACTTTATTGCATTCATAACCAAGTTGGTTATAATTTGACTGATTCGTAATGGATCACTAATAACACTAGTTACAAAATGATCATCAAAAAGCACTTCTATCTGATTTCCATTCTCTAATGCTCTTGTTTTAAGTGATTTAACTACATCTAAAACCAATTCTTTGAAGTCAAACGGAATAGTTTCTAAAATTATTTTTCCAGCTTCAATTTTATTAAAATCTAAAATATTATTGATTAATAAGAATAAATTTTGAGCGGAATTTTTTAAGACATCTAGATTTTCCTGAAAGCTTTCTATCGTCCCTTCCTTTTCCATGATATACAAAAGACCAATAATTGCATTCAATGGAGTACGGATTTCGTGACTCATAATCGACAAAAAATCAGACTTAGCTTCGTTTGCTTTCTCGGCATTAAGTTTAGCTGTAAACAATTGACTTTCTGCTTCTTTTTTAAATTCTATTTCATTTTGCAATATTTGCAACAACTCAACTAAATTATCATCAGTATCAAGCGCTATGTTATTATTTGTATTTAATTGTTTTATAGCGCCAATCAACTTTTCTTGAATACTTCTTTTTTTATCTAATTGATCTTTAATTCTGTTATTAATATCATAAAATTCTATATCGTTTAAACGAATAGATTGTTCAAATAGTTCCGCATCTTTTTCATAATTCAAATAGGATTGATTTACCACATCAATAAATTTTTGAATCGAAGGATTATCATTAATAATTTCCTCTGACAAAAACTT
This region of Flavobacterium lacustre genomic DNA includes:
- a CDS encoding DNA topoisomerase IV subunit B; translated protein: MSDQNQYTEDNIRSLDWKEHIRMRPGMYIGKLGDGSSSDDGIYILLKEVLDNCIDEFVMGAGKTIEVTIKDKTVTVRDYGRGIPLGKVIDVVSKMNTGGKYDSLAFKKSVGLNGVGTKAVNALSNYFRVESVRDDKQKAAEFCGGNLVLEEDIIETTKRKGTKVTFIPDEAIFKNYKFRFEYIIKMLKNYCYLNNGLTIIFNGEKYFSENGLKDLLEETINADDLEYPIIHLKGDDIEIALTHSKTQYSEEYHSFVNGQNTTQGGTHLAAYREAIVKTIREFYNKSFEASDVRKSIVTAISIKVMEPVFESQTKTKLGSTDMGSEPGMPSVRTFVNDFVKTKLDNYLHKNPPTAEALLRKILQAERERKELSGIRKLATDRAKKANLHNKKLRDCRAHLPDTKNPKSLESTLFITEGDSASGSITKSRDVNTQAVFSLRGKPLNSYGMSKKIVYENEEFNLLQAALDIEDGLEKLRYNNIVIATDADVDGMHIRLLLITFFLQFFPELIKEGHLYILQTPLFRVRNKKETIYCYSDDERKDAIEKLKPKPEITRFKGLGEISPDEFKNFIGETIRLDPIMMDKNTSIEQLLSFYMGKNTPDRQEFIIKNLKVDLDVIEVS
- a CDS encoding response regulator, with the translated sequence MNSTDLHIHLKRQINKFLSEEIINDNPSIQKFIDVVNQSYLNYEKDAELFEQSIRLNDIEFYDINNRIKDQLDKKRSIQEKLIGAIKQLNTNNNIALDTDDNLVELLQILQNEIEFKKEAESQLFTAKLNAEKANEAKSDFLSIMSHEIRTPLNAIIGLLYIMEKEGTIESFQENLDVLKNSAQNLFLLINNILDFNKIEAGKIILETIPFDFKELVLDVVKSLKTRALENGNQIEVLFDDHFVTSVISDPLRISQIITNLVMNAIKFTKNGLIQIKIDQIGVKNNNSVFKVQIIDNGIGIDLEKFNSIFEKFTQADNKTSREYGGSGLGLIIVKKLLKILLSEIELKSEIGSGSNFSFVLDLPIAEKNSQLNAIGNSDDYQEKDLSGFKVLLVEDNLINIKVADRILKRWNIDVDIAVNGLEAIEKFKENMYNLILMDLSMPVMDGYEATAIIRRTNSSIPIIALTASTSYLSLEKAIQIGVNEYITKPFIPRDLNRKLCKYYKE
- a CDS encoding NADPH-dependent FMN reductase, which produces MKIIAFGASPSKNSINKKLATYAAHLFENATVEVLDLNDFQMPIFSVDIEAEIGQHPLAKAFLSKISEADILVISLAENNANYAAAFKNIFDWCSRIGAKVFQDKPMLLMATSPGARGGLSVLEIAKNALPRYGGNIKATFSLPSFNENFDVVNNTISNPALDKQLKDIVKGF